In a single window of the Zea mays cultivar B73 chromosome 5, Zm-B73-REFERENCE-NAM-5.0, whole genome shotgun sequence genome:
- the LOC103627107 gene encoding aminopeptidase M1-A: protein MAAEQTAEQFRGQARLPHFASPRRYDLRLTPDLPACVFTGSVAVSIGVAAPTRFLVLNAAELDVATGGVSFAPQGSDQVLQPLEVTNVPEDEILIIRFNEVLSIGEGTLTIAFKGTLNDKMHGFYRSVYELNGEKKNMAVTQFEPADARRCFPCWDEPAFKAVFKITLEVPSETIALSNMPVIEEKVNGPTKIVYFQESRIMSTYLVAVIVGNFDYVEDFTTDGTRVRVYTQVGKSAQGRFALEVALKTLVLFKEYFAVPYPLPKMDMVAIPDFAAGAMENYGLVTYRETALLFDEMHSAAANKQRVAVVVAHELAHQWFGNLVTMEWWTHLWLNEGFATWVSYLAADQFFPEWNVWTQFLEESTVGFKLDALAGSHPIEVDINHVDEIDEIFDAISYRKGASVIRMLQNYLGAEVFQNSLAAYIKRFAYSNAKTEDLWAALEEGSGEPVRTLMHSWTKQQGYPVINVKLKDGKFQLEQTQFLSSGSTGVGQWVVPITLCCCSYSRQAKFLFHGKQEDFDLSASGFTDCQKKDGFWIKLNVNQTSFYRVSYDEELAARLRYAIETNKLGAADRYGVLDDAYALCMAGKQKLVSLLHLISVYKDETEYTVLAHIITTSLHIAEMMVIAAPEELVHLKKFLIDFLEPFALKLGWDAKSDEGHLNALLRGTLLTALAELGHEATINEAVRRFNVFLEDRETPLLPPDVRKAAYVALMQTVSKSNKTGYESLLRIYRETDLSQEKVRVLGSLASSPDHDVVREVLNFILSPEVRNQDAIFLLRGVSSGAHEVAWQWLKENWDYILGAYSGTLLTYFVNITVSPLATDEHGDEAEEFFKSRTKANIARTVRQSIERVRINAQWVKNIKAEADLGNVLKKLAYKH from the exons ATGGCGGCGGAGCAGACCGCCGAGCAGTTCCGGGGCCAGGCGCGGCTGCCCCACTTCGCGTCCCCGCGGCGCTACGACCTGCGCCTCACGCCCGACCTCCCCGCCTGCGTCTTCACTGGCTCGGTGGCGGTTTCCATCGGCGTGGCCGCGCCCACCCGCTTCCTCGTACTCAACGCAGCCGAGCTCGACGTCGCGACCGGGGGCGTCAGCTTCGCGCCTCAGGGCTCCGACCAG GTGCTACAACCTTTGGAGGTTACCAACGTGCCAGAAGATGAGATCCTGATTATTCGCTTCAATGAGGTGCTTTCTATCGGGGAGGGAACTTTGACGATTGCATTCAAGGGGACTTTGAATGATAAGATGCATGGATTCTACAGAAG TGTGTATGAGCTTAATGGAGAGAAGAAAAACATGGCTGTAACACAGTTTGAACCAGCTGATGCAAGGCGCTGCTTCCCTTGTTGGGATGAGCCTGCTTTCAAG GCTGTTTTCAAAATTACTCTAGAAGTTCCTTCTGAGACGATTGCTCTGTCAAATATGCCAGTAATTGAAGAGAAGGTCAATGGCCCTACCAAAATAGTCTACTTCCAAGAATCTCGGATAATGTCTACATACTTAGTGGCTGTTATTGTTGGCAATTTTGACTATGTGGAAGATTTCACCACAGATG GTACTAGGGTCCGTGTTTACACACAAGTCGGTAAGAGTGCGCAGGGGAGGTTTGCTCTAGAGGTTGCCTTGAAGACATTGGTCCTGTTTAAGGA GTATTTTGCTGTGCCATACCCCCTCCCCAAAATGGACATGGTTGCTATTCCAGATTTTGCAGCTGGAGCCATGGAGAACTATGGCTTGGTTACATACCGTGAAACAGCATTGCTATTTGATGAGATGCACTCTGCAGCTGCCAATAAGCAACGG GTTGCAGTTGTTGTAGCTCATGAATTAGCTCATCAATGGTTTGGAAATCTTGTCACAATGGAATGGTGGACACATCTGTGGCTTAATGAGGGCTTTGCGACTTGG GTGTCTTACTTAGCTGCAGATCAGTTCTTTCCTGAATGGAATGTTTGGACTCAGTTTCTAGAGGAATCTACAGTAGGTTTCAAGTTGGATGCTCTTGCAGGTTCACATCCAATTGAG GTGGACATAAATCATGTTGATGAAATAGATGAGATATTTGATGCTATAAGCTATAGGAAAGGAGCTTCTGTCATTCGTATGCTGCAAAACTATCTTGGGGCTGAGGTCTTTCAG AATTCTTTGGCTGCATACATCAAAAGATTTGCGTATTCAAATGCAAAGACTGAGGACTTATGGGCTGCCCTTGAAGAGGGGTCTGGTGAACCAGTTAGAACATTAATGCATTCATGGACCAAACAGCAAGGTTATCCTGTCATTAATGTGAAACTCAAGGATGGAAAGTTCCAACTGGAGCAG ACACAATTTCTTTCAAGTGGATCTACAGGAGTTGGGCAATGGGttgttcccatcacactatgttgTTGTTCCTACTCGCGCCAAGCGAAGTTCCTTTTTCATGGGAAACAAGAAGATTTTGATTTGTCAGCGTCCGGGTTTACGGACTGCCAAAAGAAAGATGGCTTCTGGATTAAACTTAATGTCAACCAGACTAGCTTCTATAGGGTGAGCTATGATGAGGAACTTGCAGCCCGACTTCGATATGCAATTGAAACCAACAAACTGGGTGCAGCAGACAGATATG GCGTACTTGATGATGCCTATGCCCTCTGTATGGCTGGCAAACAAAAGCTAGTCTCCTTGCTGCATTTGATTTCTGTGTACAAGGATGAGACTGAGTATACTGTGCTTGCACACATAATCACG ACAAGTCTGCACATTGCCGAGATGATGGTTATTGCTGCTCCAGAGGAGTTGGTTCATCTGAagaagttcctaattgatttcctGGAGCCATTTGCGCT GAAACTTGGCTGGGATGCTAAGAGTGACGAGGGCCATCTGAACGCTTTGTTAAGAGGTACACTCTTAACCGCTCTTGCAGAACTTGGCCATGAGGCTACCATAAATGAAGCTGTTCGTCGATTTAATGTCTTTCTGGAAGACAGAGAGACACCACTCCTCCCTCCCGATGTTCGAAAG GCAGCATATGTTGCTTTGATGCAGACAGTGAGCAAATCAAACAAAACTGGCTATGAATCACTACTGAGGATATATAGGGAAACCGATCTAAGCCAGGAGAAAGTTCGTGTGTTAG GTTCTTTGGCATCATCCCCTGACCATGATGTTGTCCGTGAAGTATTGAATTTCATATTGTCACCTGAG GTGAGGAATCAGGACGCAATATTTTTGCTAAGAGGGGTGAGTTCAGGGGCACACGAGGTAGCATGGCAATGGCTGAAG GAAAACTGGGATTACATATTGGGAGCCTACTCTGGAACTCTGCTCACCTATTTCGTCAACATAACTGTCTCGCCA CTGGCCACCGATGAACATGGTGATGAGGCGGAGGAGTTTTTCAAGAGCAGAACCAAGGCGAACATCGCGAGGACTGTGAGGCAGAGCATCGAGAGGGTGAGGATCAATGCCCAATGGGTCAAGAACATCAAGGCCGAGGCTGACCTCGGCAATGTTCTCAAGAAGCTGGCTTACAAGCACTGA